In Fundidesulfovibrio soli, a single window of DNA contains:
- a CDS encoding response regulator, which yields MKRNIIFVDDDPQLLKSLSRMLWSYRGRWEMSFVESGAQALEALDRQRFDVVVADMRMPGMDGQQLLSHVRTQYPWILRVILSGDSDRESIMRAVPVSHQFLTKPVTAELLAGVIERGCGLRDMVLSQEIRTIIGGIDTLPALPEVYHRLLEELDKDSTGTEALASIIGKDIALSADVLKLVNSSFFSPRMHVSSVAQAVTLLGTETIKGLVLGVQLFKTFDTTKFPNFRFDTLWGHCLQTARLARLIAELEDQSPAIQDDCFIAGLLHDLGKFVLAQYLPLRYGRTVALSREDNASICEAEQRCLSTTHAQAGAYLLGLWGIADNVIEAVAFHHEPARCCAPGFGPLTAVHAANAIQHDLVRLSPNFAEHPMDMDYIAGHGLAERIPFWRERCREALEQAGE from the coding sequence ATGAAGAGAAACATCATCTTCGTTGATGACGACCCGCAGCTGCTCAAGTCTTTGAGCAGGATGCTCTGGTCCTACAGGGGCAGATGGGAGATGAGCTTCGTTGAATCCGGCGCCCAGGCCCTGGAAGCGCTCGACCGGCAGCGATTCGACGTCGTGGTGGCGGACATGCGAATGCCCGGCATGGACGGGCAACAGCTTCTCTCCCATGTGCGCACGCAATATCCCTGGATCCTGCGCGTGATCCTCTCCGGCGACTCCGACCGCGAATCCATCATGCGGGCCGTGCCCGTCTCGCACCAGTTCCTGACCAAGCCGGTCACGGCGGAGCTGCTGGCCGGCGTGATCGAACGCGGGTGCGGCCTGCGGGACATGGTTCTCTCGCAGGAGATACGCACGATCATCGGCGGCATCGACACCCTCCCGGCGCTGCCCGAAGTCTACCACCGCCTTCTGGAAGAGCTGGACAAGGACTCCACCGGGACGGAAGCCCTGGCCTCGATCATCGGCAAGGACATTGCCCTCAGCGCCGACGTGCTCAAGCTGGTGAACTCGTCGTTCTTCTCGCCGAGAATGCACGTGAGCAGCGTGGCGCAGGCCGTCACGCTGCTGGGCACCGAGACCATCAAGGGCCTTGTGCTGGGCGTGCAGCTCTTCAAAACCTTCGACACGACAAAATTCCCGAATTTCCGGTTCGACACACTCTGGGGGCACTGCCTGCAGACCGCACGCCTGGCCCGGCTCATCGCCGAACTGGAGGACCAGTCCCCCGCCATCCAGGACGACTGCTTCATCGCGGGCCTGCTGCACGACCTGGGTAAGTTCGTGCTGGCCCAGTACCTGCCCCTGCGATACGGGCGCACCGTGGCCCTCTCCAGGGAAGACAACGCCTCCATCTGCGAGGCGGAGCAGCGCTGCCTCTCCACCACCCACGCCCAGGCGGGAGCATACCTGCTTGGCCTGTGGGGCATCGCCGACAACGTCATCGAGGCCGTGGCCTTCCATCACGAGCCCGCGCGGTGCTGCGCGCCGGGCTTCGGGCCGCTCACTGCCGTGCACGCGGCCAACGCCATACAGCATGACCTGGTGCGCCTGAGCCCCAATTTCGCCGAACATCCCATGGACATGGATTACATCGCCGGTCACGGCCTGGCAGAACGAATCCCCTTCTGGCGGGAGCGCTGCCGCGAAGCCCTGGAGCAGGCCGGGGAGTAG
- a CDS encoding CHASE domain-containing protein → MPQPDTCPPVDVSNFRAGHAASSLILALAIVLAGAASALILRSLEEQRAQLEFTQLADNVAYSFQRELDTYSELVRTIEGFFNATENVTRPMFSAFCLGAATGLHSIQAMDFVPRVPHAQRAAFEERIRAEGLPDFAITERSPEGAVIPAGVRDFYYPVTYVEPQEPNRAALGFDLGSSRVRAEALFRALRTGQTTTSGRVPLAIDKANTNGVLVFIPIFTRNAPQDTPEQREAALKGFAVGVYRTADLMLPTLAHFPLAGVHVTLLDATRTEQPEEIFSQGGAVPPCRDTAAFNLACLEKTLPIAMPGREWRLRLHAGPQYLAAYATLRPWYALGASVAIALLWLYTASRNRKLLTLAQAHAEERAATALLLGQQLDKAAQAEQQTRENEERLRVILSGIRAATFTLSPDGFAILHMNEVAEELFDIRHADWIGRNYRDLLGRNLRTLDDSGPMNPGGQDRPTMASGEFVLQRPDGRLIPVARTILSTTVGARRYIFEVLFDISEKKALERRLGLAQKLESIGQLASGIAHEINTPIQYIGGNLGFLQDACASISAVLERYRACAGALAALAPQSQELSALRSEMEKYQFDDLLAELPGSIADSISGVERVAAIVGAMKRFSHPDAGGGRFVDVNKAIESTLTITRNEWKYTAEMRAELAPDLPLVFCSPGDFNQVILNIVVNAAHAVAEKQQGRQDKGLITVRTESEPGYVHISIADSGVGIPPENMQRIFDPFFTTKEVGKGTGQGLAIVHAVVERHGGSLCVDSTLGQGTTFHIRFPQGQEGEE, encoded by the coding sequence ATGCCGCAGCCTGACACCTGCCCCCCGGTGGACGTTTCGAACTTTCGGGCCGGGCACGCTGCCTCGTCCCTGATTCTGGCCTTGGCCATCGTGCTGGCGGGCGCGGCCTCGGCGCTGATCCTGCGATCCCTCGAGGAGCAGCGCGCCCAGTTGGAGTTCACCCAGCTCGCCGACAACGTGGCCTACTCCTTCCAGCGCGAGCTGGACACTTACTCCGAGCTGGTGCGCACCATTGAAGGCTTCTTCAACGCCACGGAGAACGTCACCCGGCCCATGTTCTCGGCCTTCTGCCTGGGCGCGGCCACGGGCCTGCACAGCATCCAGGCCATGGACTTCGTGCCCCGCGTGCCCCATGCCCAGCGCGCCGCATTCGAGGAGCGCATCCGCGCCGAGGGCCTGCCGGATTTCGCCATCACGGAGCGCTCGCCAGAGGGGGCGGTGATCCCCGCCGGAGTTCGCGACTTCTACTATCCTGTGACCTACGTGGAGCCGCAGGAACCCAACCGGGCGGCCTTGGGTTTCGACCTCGGCTCCTCCCGGGTCCGCGCGGAGGCGTTATTCAGAGCCCTGCGCACAGGCCAGACCACCACCAGCGGGCGGGTGCCCCTGGCCATCGACAAGGCCAACACCAACGGGGTGCTGGTGTTCATTCCCATATTCACCCGCAACGCCCCGCAGGACACCCCCGAACAGCGCGAGGCCGCCCTGAAGGGCTTCGCCGTGGGCGTATACCGCACAGCCGACCTGATGCTGCCCACCCTGGCTCATTTCCCCCTGGCGGGAGTGCATGTGACTCTTCTGGACGCCACCCGCACCGAACAGCCCGAGGAGATATTCTCTCAAGGAGGAGCCGTGCCGCCCTGCCGCGACACTGCCGCCTTCAACCTCGCCTGCCTGGAAAAGACCCTGCCCATCGCCATGCCCGGCCGGGAATGGCGGCTGCGGCTGCACGCCGGGCCCCAATACCTGGCGGCCTACGCCACCCTGCGGCCCTGGTACGCCCTGGGGGCCTCCGTGGCCATCGCCCTGCTCTGGCTCTATACTGCCTCCAGGAACCGCAAGCTGTTGACCCTGGCCCAGGCCCACGCCGAGGAGCGCGCCGCCACGGCCCTGCTCCTTGGCCAGCAGCTGGACAAGGCCGCCCAGGCCGAACAGCAGACCCGCGAAAACGAGGAGCGCCTGCGGGTTATCCTCTCCGGCATCAGGGCCGCCACCTTCACCTTGAGCCCGGACGGGTTCGCCATCCTGCACATGAACGAGGTGGCCGAGGAGTTGTTCGACATCCGCCATGCGGACTGGATCGGCCGCAACTACCGCGACCTGCTGGGCCGCAACCTGCGCACCCTGGACGACTCCGGCCCGATGAATCCCGGCGGACAGGACCGGCCCACGATGGCCAGCGGGGAATTCGTGCTGCAGCGCCCGGACGGCCGCCTGATCCCCGTGGCCCGCACCATCCTCTCCACCACGGTGGGCGCCAGGCGCTACATTTTCGAGGTGCTCTTCGACATCAGCGAGAAAAAGGCCCTGGAGCGCCGCCTGGGCCTGGCCCAGAAGCTCGAATCCATCGGCCAGCTGGCCTCGGGCATCGCCCACGAGATCAACACGCCCATCCAGTATATCGGCGGCAACCTGGGCTTTCTGCAGGACGCCTGCGCCAGCATCTCCGCAGTGCTGGAGCGCTACAGGGCCTGCGCCGGGGCCTTGGCCGCCCTGGCCCCCCAGAGCCAGGAGCTGTCCGCCCTGCGCTCGGAAATGGAGAAGTACCAGTTCGACGACCTCCTGGCCGAGCTTCCCGGCTCCATCGCGGACTCCATCTCCGGGGTGGAGCGGGTGGCGGCGATCGTGGGCGCCATGAAGCGCTTCTCCCACCCGGACGCCGGAGGCGGCCGGTTTGTGGACGTGAACAAGGCCATCGAGTCCACCCTGACCATCACCCGCAATGAATGGAAGTACACCGCCGAAATGCGCGCCGAGCTCGCGCCGGACCTTCCGCTGGTGTTCTGCTCGCCAGGCGACTTCAACCAGGTGATCCTCAACATCGTGGTCAACGCGGCCCACGCCGTGGCCGAGAAGCAACAGGGCCGCCAGGACAAGGGGCTCATCACCGTGCGCACCGAGTCCGAGCCGGGCTACGTGCACATCAGCATCGCCGATTCGGGGGTGGGCATCCCGCCGGAGAACATGCAGCGCATCTTCGACCCGTTCTTCACCACCAAGGAGGTGGGCAAGGGCACCGGGCAGGGCCTGGCCATCGTGCACGCCGTGGTGGAAAGGCACGGCGGCTCCCTCTGCGTGGACTCCACCCTGGGCCAGGGCACCACCTTCCACATCCGGTTCCCGCAGGGGCAGGAGGGCGAGGAATGA
- a CDS encoding chemotaxis protein CheA — protein MTAQPSANELFQEEARELLQELDAALLDLDPASGEAVNRVFRALHSLKGACDMFGLEAAVCLLHAVESLWDRVRMGQIPASGPLLDQTFAVKDRLEPVALAGTDIDPDHGLLEAIVGFEPGRPADQPAPESPEQALRSEPAGETRGYRIQLAPSDPEHLRHSEPALLLEELEALGSLRVQADVSAVPPLEDLDPSRCHLRWEATLETDQGPDAVKDVFLFLNNASDARVEELQARRPDAPAPVDREVAVSPAEQAPQAAPKASAAEPPKAPAARPKEPAQSLRVEAAKLDNLVNLVGELVIAQARLTQLAAGQTDSALTGVAEEIERLVGELRDNTLGIRMLPIGTTFSRFRRLVRDLSAELGKEIDLEAEGGETELDKTVIEQLGDPLVHLLRNSIDHGIEPAGERLAAGKPARGRIRLCARQAGGTVFIRIEDDGRGLNVERIRQKAQERGLVPPDARLSDQECFQLIFAPGFSTAQQVTSVSGRGVGMDVVKRAIESLRGKLDIDSPPGKGTAITIQLPLTLAIIDGLQVRAGGEFYIIPLALVEECVELAAEPQARGRTISLRGETVPYVRLRETFRLPGGPPAVEQVVVTRHEHGRTGIAVDDVVGQQQTVIKNLGRYLGHVPGISGATINGDGSIALILDVGQLIHGVQRDFEQSWGG, from the coding sequence GTGACCGCCCAGCCCTCCGCCAACGAACTCTTCCAGGAAGAGGCGCGCGAACTGCTCCAAGAGCTGGACGCCGCCCTGCTGGACCTGGACCCGGCCAGCGGCGAGGCCGTCAACCGGGTGTTCCGGGCCCTGCATTCGCTCAAGGGCGCCTGCGACATGTTCGGGCTTGAGGCCGCCGTGTGCCTGCTCCACGCCGTGGAATCCCTGTGGGACAGGGTCCGCATGGGCCAGATCCCAGCCTCCGGCCCCCTGCTGGACCAGACGTTCGCCGTGAAGGACCGGCTGGAGCCCGTGGCCCTGGCCGGAACCGACATCGACCCGGACCACGGGCTGCTGGAGGCCATCGTCGGCTTCGAGCCCGGCCGCCCCGCAGACCAGCCCGCGCCCGAGTCCCCGGAGCAGGCCCTTCGGTCCGAGCCCGCCGGTGAAACGCGCGGCTACCGCATCCAGTTGGCTCCCTCCGACCCGGAGCACCTTCGGCACTCCGAGCCCGCGCTGCTTCTGGAGGAGTTGGAAGCCCTCGGCTCCCTGAGAGTGCAAGCCGACGTCTCCGCCGTGCCGCCCCTTGAGGACCTGGACCCGAGCCGCTGCCACCTGCGCTGGGAAGCCACCCTCGAGACGGACCAGGGCCCGGACGCCGTGAAGGACGTGTTTCTGTTCCTGAACAACGCCTCGGACGCGCGCGTGGAGGAGCTCCAGGCCCGACGGCCCGATGCTCCCGCTCCGGTTGATCGGGAGGTGGCCGTAAGCCCCGCGGAGCAGGCTCCGCAGGCCGCTCCAAAGGCGTCGGCCGCCGAGCCCCCCAAGGCGCCCGCGGCCCGACCCAAGGAGCCCGCCCAGAGCCTGCGCGTGGAGGCCGCCAAGCTGGACAACCTGGTGAACCTGGTGGGCGAGCTGGTCATCGCCCAGGCACGGCTGACGCAGCTGGCGGCCGGGCAGACCGACTCCGCGCTCACCGGCGTGGCGGAAGAGATCGAGCGCCTGGTCGGCGAGCTGCGCGACAACACCCTGGGCATCCGCATGCTGCCCATCGGCACCACCTTCAGCCGCTTCCGCAGGCTGGTGCGCGACCTTTCCGCCGAGTTGGGCAAGGAGATCGACCTGGAGGCCGAGGGCGGCGAGACCGAACTGGACAAGACCGTCATCGAGCAGTTGGGCGACCCCCTGGTACACCTGCTGCGCAACTCCATCGACCACGGCATCGAACCCGCCGGGGAGCGCCTGGCGGCGGGCAAGCCCGCGCGCGGTCGCATCCGGCTCTGCGCCCGGCAGGCCGGGGGCACGGTGTTCATCCGCATCGAGGACGACGGCCGGGGCCTCAACGTGGAGCGCATCCGCCAGAAGGCCCAGGAGAGGGGCCTCGTCCCGCCCGACGCCCGCCTGAGCGACCAGGAGTGCTTCCAGCTCATCTTCGCCCCGGGCTTCTCCACGGCGCAACAGGTCACCAGCGTGTCGGGGCGGGGCGTGGGCATGGACGTGGTCAAGCGGGCCATAGAATCCCTGCGCGGCAAGCTCGACATCGACAGCCCGCCCGGCAAGGGCACCGCCATCACCATCCAGCTGCCCCTGACCCTGGCCATCATCGACGGCCTGCAGGTGCGGGCGGGAGGGGAGTTCTACATCATCCCCCTGGCCCTGGTGGAGGAGTGCGTGGAGCTGGCCGCCGAACCGCAAGCCCGGGGCAGGACCATCAGCCTGCGCGGCGAGACGGTGCCCTACGTGCGCCTGCGCGAGACGTTCAGGCTTCCCGGCGGCCCCCCGGCCGTGGAGCAGGTCGTTGTCACCAGGCACGAACACGGGCGCACCGGCATCGCGGTGGACGACGTGGTGGGCCAGCAGCAGACCGTGATCAAGAACCTGGGACGCTACCTGGGGCACGTGCCGGGCATCTCGGGGGCCACCATCAACGGCGACGGCTCCATCGCCTTGATTCTGGACGTGGGCCAGCTGATCCACGGGGTGCAGAGGGACTTCGAACAATCCTGGGGAGGCTGA
- a CDS encoding Hpt domain-containing protein, translating into MDLPDDDITGRFIQEAREHLAAIEARLPSAGQPGTAAGEEFFGPMIRAVHSIKAGAGIAGLRHVRDLARMLEILLRMILGRQLAPGEAVPAMLGGAGQLRTLLGQGGDGEGADGEAGDVSATLDALSALAISRFPKESQARLEAWVEIPLPGGSCFSLPLLGIEQALQGGKFLYLVEYDLTRDVQARGKSPLDVIAAMESSGIILDCREVREPQQDPDSPPPGRIPFFLLYATVVEPDVVSYLFALDSSRITQIGPESLAAPTPDAPAAFAAFPVEPAASAEELAALRGEVLAALNAKVPLILELGQGGALATAVVQFLCAAHRGALARGLDFALRGADAPAHQARLKLLGFPAAPAPFCPAGACPLCGDGCPA; encoded by the coding sequence ATGGATCTACCGGACGACGACATCACGGGCCGCTTCATCCAGGAGGCCCGGGAGCATCTTGCCGCCATCGAGGCCAGGCTCCCGTCCGCCGGTCAGCCTGGGACGGCTGCCGGAGAAGAGTTTTTCGGCCCGATGATCCGCGCCGTCCACTCCATCAAGGCTGGCGCGGGGATCGCGGGCCTGAGGCACGTCCGGGACCTGGCGCGCATGCTGGAGATTCTGCTGCGCATGATCCTCGGCCGGCAGCTTGCGCCCGGCGAGGCCGTCCCGGCCATGCTCGGCGGGGCCGGTCAACTCCGCACCCTGCTGGGCCAGGGCGGGGATGGCGAGGGCGCGGATGGCGAGGCCGGCGACGTTTCCGCCACCCTTGACGCGCTCTCCGCCCTGGCCATCAGCCGTTTTCCCAAGGAGAGCCAGGCCAGGCTGGAGGCCTGGGTCGAGATTCCCCTGCCCGGCGGCTCCTGTTTCAGCCTGCCCCTGCTGGGCATCGAGCAGGCCCTGCAGGGCGGCAAGTTCCTCTACCTGGTGGAGTACGACCTCACCCGCGACGTGCAGGCCCGGGGCAAAAGCCCCCTGGACGTGATCGCGGCCATGGAATCAAGCGGCATCATCCTGGACTGCCGCGAGGTCCGGGAGCCACAGCAGGACCCGGACAGCCCCCCGCCCGGCCGCATCCCCTTCTTTCTGCTCTACGCCACCGTCGTGGAGCCTGACGTGGTGAGCTACCTGTTCGCGCTGGACTCCTCCCGCATCACCCAGATCGGCCCCGAATCCCTGGCCGCACCAACGCCAGACGCCCCGGCCGCCTTCGCCGCATTCCCGGTGGAGCCCGCCGCCTCCGCCGAGGAGTTGGCCGCCCTGCGCGGCGAGGTCCTGGCGGCCCTGAATGCGAAGGTTCCGCTGATCCTGGAATTGGGCCAGGGGGGCGCCCTGGCCACGGCAGTGGTCCAGTTCCTGTGCGCCGCGCACCGCGGCGCCCTGGCCCGGGGGCTCGATTTCGCCCTGCGCGGGGCGGACGCCCCGGCCCACCAGGCCCGCCTGAAGCTGCTGGGCTTCCCTGCCGCGCCCGCGCCCTTCTGTCCTGCTGGGGCCTGCCCGTTGTGCGGGGATGGGTGCCCCGCGTGA
- the cooS gene encoding anaerobic carbon-monoxide dehydrogenase catalytic subunit produces the protein MAKQPARPLEELSLWDDARAMLEKAAAEGLETVWDRLEKQKSHCVLCEQGLSCQKCVMGPCRIVADGAKKKNGVCGADADLTVARNFGRFIAAGAASHSDHGRDLLEVLAEVGAGHAPDYKVRDAAKLERICRELGLDPADLDPQGMAKLLADALYSDYGFRRPALSFIKRAPKARRELWDRLELTPRGIDREPVEMLHRTHMGVDCDPASICMHSMRTALADGWGGSMIGTEVSDILFGTPKPATSSVNLGVLRKDQVNILVHGHSPIVSEMILAAARSPEMLAKARALGAAGINVAGLCCTGNELLMRQGVPMAGNHLMTELALVTGAVEMVVADYQCIMPSLTAIASCYHTRFVSTSDKAKFPGGQHVRFTPQNSREKAMEVVGQAVEAFARRDPARVQIPGEQVSLMTGFSNEAILELLGGSLDPLLEAVRSGAVRGLVGIVGCNNPKLKHDYVLVNVAKELIKRNVLVVVTGCATVAMGKAGLMVPEAASQAGEGLAGVCRALGIPPVLHVGSCVDNSRILQLAARLADALGVDIDKLPVVASAPEWYSEKAAAIGLYAVASGIPTHLGLPPNILGSPMVTELATSGLNALVGASFLVEPDPIKAAKALDAIIAARRTGLGLSA, from the coding sequence ATGGCTAAACAACCCGCGAGGCCCTTGGAGGAACTCTCCCTGTGGGACGACGCGCGCGCAATGCTGGAAAAGGCCGCCGCCGAGGGCTTGGAAACCGTCTGGGACCGCCTGGAGAAGCAGAAGAGTCACTGCGTGCTTTGCGAGCAGGGCCTGAGCTGCCAGAAATGCGTGATGGGCCCCTGCCGCATTGTGGCCGACGGGGCCAAGAAAAAGAACGGCGTCTGCGGCGCGGACGCCGACCTCACCGTGGCCCGTAACTTCGGCCGTTTCATCGCCGCCGGGGCCGCCTCCCACTCCGACCACGGGCGCGACCTGCTGGAGGTCCTGGCCGAGGTGGGCGCGGGCCACGCTCCGGACTATAAGGTGCGCGACGCCGCCAAGCTGGAGCGCATCTGCCGCGAGCTGGGGCTGGACCCGGCGGATCTCGACCCCCAGGGCATGGCCAAGCTGTTGGCGGACGCTCTCTATAGCGATTACGGCTTCCGCCGCCCGGCGCTGAGCTTCATCAAGCGCGCGCCCAAGGCCCGGCGCGAACTGTGGGACCGCCTGGAGCTCACCCCGCGCGGCATCGACCGCGAACCGGTGGAGATGCTCCACCGCACCCACATGGGCGTGGACTGCGACCCCGCCTCCATCTGCATGCACAGCATGCGCACCGCCCTGGCCGACGGCTGGGGCGGCTCCATGATCGGCACGGAGGTGTCCGACATTCTCTTCGGCACGCCCAAACCCGCGACCTCCAGCGTCAACCTGGGTGTGCTGCGCAAGGACCAGGTGAACATCCTGGTGCATGGGCACAGCCCCATCGTCTCCGAGATGATCCTGGCGGCGGCCCGCAGCCCGGAGATGCTCGCCAAGGCCCGCGCCCTGGGGGCCGCGGGCATCAACGTGGCGGGCCTGTGCTGCACCGGCAACGAGCTGCTCATGCGCCAGGGCGTGCCCATGGCGGGCAACCACCTGATGACCGAGCTGGCCCTGGTCACCGGCGCGGTGGAGATGGTCGTGGCGGATTACCAGTGCATCATGCCCAGCCTGACGGCCATCGCCTCCTGTTACCACACGCGCTTCGTCTCCACCTCGGACAAGGCCAAATTCCCCGGCGGGCAGCACGTGCGCTTCACCCCGCAGAACTCCAGGGAGAAAGCCATGGAGGTGGTCGGGCAGGCCGTGGAGGCCTTCGCCCGGCGCGACCCGGCCCGGGTGCAGATTCCCGGGGAGCAGGTCTCACTGATGACCGGCTTCTCCAACGAGGCCATCCTGGAACTGCTGGGCGGCAGCCTGGACCCTCTGCTGGAGGCCGTGAGATCCGGGGCCGTGCGCGGCCTGGTAGGCATCGTGGGCTGCAACAACCCCAAGCTCAAGCACGACTACGTGCTCGTGAACGTGGCCAAGGAGCTCATCAAGCGCAACGTGCTGGTGGTGGTCACGGGCTGCGCCACGGTGGCCATGGGCAAGGCCGGGCTCATGGTGCCGGAGGCGGCGTCCCAGGCTGGCGAAGGGCTGGCGGGCGTCTGCAGGGCGCTTGGCATCCCGCCGGTGCTGCACGTGGGCAGCTGCGTGGACAACTCCCGCATCCTGCAACTGGCCGCCCGGCTGGCCGACGCCCTGGGCGTGGACATTGACAAGCTGCCCGTGGTGGCCAGCGCGCCCGAGTGGTACTCCGAAAAGGCCGCCGCCATCGGGCTCTACGCCGTGGCCAGCGGCATCCCGACGCACCTGGGCCTGCCGCCCAACATCCTGGGGAGCCCGATGGTCACGGAGCTGGCCACCTCCGGCCTGAACGCTCTGGTGGGCGCGAGCTTCCTGGTGGAGCCGGACCCGATCAAGGCGGCGAAAGCCCTGGACGCCATCATCGCGGCCAGGCGCACCGGCCTGGGCCTGAGCGCGTAG